The DNA region TAGAATTTAATatctaaattgtttttttagtttttttatatctaattttaaaattttttcccCTTCATTAATTTGTGAGAGATACTCTTGTTGAAATTCGCATCCAAAtccaaaagaaattttaatgtaTGAAAAATTTGAAGTAACAGAAATTTAAGCATATACCAAACACAAACTGTTAAAACTTGTACACGTACTTGTTGTAAACGTACGCACTTAACTACATTGTGACACGTTAGTCGTTAAATTTGTATAAGCCAATACTCAGCCACTAATACATTACACTTAATCCTTCACCAGCCTTTACCTCGAAGTTTCTCCGAATGAATCGCTCTTTGTTTGCTCAAACGGTATAACTCTATGAATATGTAATAGtagtaatcaatttaattaataatatttatttggatGCTTTGACTTGGTTTTCAAATCTACATTTGCTTCCTACGAAAGGCAAAACAACACTAATAAGATCAAATAAATACACGAAATATTAAAACCCATACTATTTTAGGCTCCACCACCATCCAATAATAACACTTCTAATTAATCATAGTGCATCCAAAAATAGAAGGCAAAACAAGTTAATTAAGTCCATAAATAACACTTAGCAAAAACGAAAACCGTTAAGATCCGTTATTGTATTATATCTATATGTCCCTCCTCCCATTTCTCTCCATCTCCCATTGCTCTGAACAAACAAAGCCcgagaaaataagggaagagaaaaaattaagCCCCAGAAAAAGGTCCCTTCCATAAGCACCTTCCCCGCCGGAGATGCAGCCGAAATCTCACACCCCTTTTTTTGTCCCTCCCCAAAAAGCCATGAACAACAATAACCCTAACAACAACAGTAACAGAATCTCATCACCAAGAAATGGCAACAGCACTACCCAGGCTTGTGCTGCATGCAAGTACCAACGCAGAAAGTGTGCACCCGATTGCATTCTTGCACCTTACTTCCCTCACGAACGCCAACGCCAGTTCCTCAACGCGCACAAGTTGTTTGGCGTGAGCAACATCACCAAGATCATCAAGCTTCTCAGCCCTCAGGACAAGGACCAAGCCATGCGTACCATCATTTACCAATCCGACATGCGCGCTACAGATCCAGTTGGTGGTTGCTATAGgtgcatttttttcatccacaaATGTTACTTTCTTAATTTTGTTAGACATATTATTTGGATGATTCGAACCTGATACTTCTCTCCCTAATTTACGTCCATTGATGGATATTAATTATCCATgtgtcaaaatattatttaaaacataaataaataataagtataatataaatataaagaccTTTCAGTATAATCTTTTTGTCATTTAGGTTTGAGTTCATATTTGGGGTTTCCTAGGCCCAGCCTAACaccctcttctccctttgagtCAATCTGATTTCTCCCTGTTATAGGTACATTCTCGATCTCCAGGCCCAGATCGAGTACTATAGGGCGGAACTCGAACTCGTCCTTCAACAACTCGCCATTTTTAGAGCTCAggctcaacaacaacaacaacaacaacatggtATCTATGCTCCAAACAACGTTAATATCGCTGTCAATGGCGATGGCGAGGTTTTGAATGCTGATCCAATGGGATTGTACGACCAGCAACAACATTATCAGTGTCTTCAGCCACAACAACAGGAGCAGTATGCTATGATGCATGAAAATGGTCATGGAAGCCAAAACAGCGACGGCACTGCTTTCCAGGAACAAATAAACACGTGGGCTGTGCAGAACACTGCTGTGTCTCTTTCTTCGTTGTCGTTGCAAGGGCAGGGTAGTAATGTTAGCGATGGGTATGATCACAAGCCGGTGCTGGGGATTGACATGGATTCTGATGAGAGAAGTGAGTTAGGGTTCGAGTCTGAAGAATTAGTCCATCGCAGGTTTGTAAATTTATAGTATATATATCTTGCCATGATATCATTTCTTGGAACATTTGCATGGATGCTGAAATTTGGACACTCACAAATTATAAACATTCCATCAATTCTTCACATTCTTCTTTGAGAAAAGTATTCATCAACACCCAATATACTATTATATATGTACACCtagtgaaagagagaaaagagaaaaatataaaaaatgttacaagGACACCTACTATACTGTTTTTTAACActtagaagagagaaaaaaaatatagatataataatatttatgacGTGAGATATGGATTGATAATtatgataagtattaaaaagatatttaaaataatgagatgtttatatattatttctaaaaaatataaatattataggtATATATTATGATGTGacatgaagaaagaaataaaaaaaaattataaatattgataatgtgttttaaaagtgtaaatttgtgtattattttttttctcttatctctctttcttttatatcatattatcaataatatcaattacttttttaagACTATAATATCAATCACTTAATACAATGCCCTTCATTAATCTTCACATAACATAtaataagttattattaaatattaatagtattttgtaaattataaaatttgaataaacacTTGATATATGGTCTTAAACTACATAATAGTTTCTCTTCTCAAGCTGTAGACACTCAAAACATCAAGAATTATTTCGCGATTAGCATGCATATCTAGAATCTGCCTTAATTAAAGCTTGTTATGTAACTAGTAATGACATGTGAACAACTCTATACAACAAACACCCTATTAAGTAttaacactaatttttttttttcctcttcctaTCACATTACTTACAATTATCCCTCTTTCCCTATTAAATAGCACGGAGCTGTGCGTGCAACTTTTTCCTTATGGAACATCCACTTGTAGGTCGTAACTAATAAAGGCATTTGCATTGGAATTGTTTAATTAGAAGTTAATGGGATGTGTGATCTAGGATATCTAAAGGCATTAATTCCAACAAAATGAAtagttaaatattattattatgatcgAAGTTATGAATTTATGATTATCATtcgttgtttttatgtgttttattGATGCAAACTTACGTAACATCTTCTAACatgatcaaattttttatttaaataattaatatgcaGTGATGAAGCAGTTTTATTTAAGATAGACGATGCAGTAATTAAAGCGGAGGCTGATCAGTGCATGCAACAAGCTCAAGACCATGACCTGAAAGGTGCAGCAACAT from Glycine soja cultivar W05 chromosome 8, ASM419377v2, whole genome shotgun sequence includes:
- the LOC114422614 gene encoding LOB domain-containing protein 22-like, whose amino-acid sequence is MQPKSHTPFFVPPQKAMNNNNPNNNSNRISSPRNGNSTTQACAACKYQRRKCAPDCILAPYFPHERQRQFLNAHKLFGVSNITKIIKLLSPQDKDQAMRTIIYQSDMRATDPVGGCYRYILDLQAQIEYYRAELELVLQQLAIFRAQAQQQQQQQHGIYAPNNVNIAVNGDGEVLNADPMGLYDQQQHYQCLQPQQQEQYAMMHENGHGSQNSDGTAFQEQINTWAVQNTAVSLSSLSLQGQGSNVSDGYDHKPVLGIDMDSDERSELGFESEELVHRSDEAVLFKIDDAVIKAEADQCMQQAQDHDLKGAATSFTLTNCTC